A stretch of Prosthecodimorpha staleyi DNA encodes these proteins:
- a CDS encoding IclR family transcriptional regulator, giving the protein MPTASPFRTGQSEKVSEDIIVSVERAFRIVEIMADSTVGLGISEVARQLGVNKAIAVKLLDTLSHLELVWRDEVSQTYQLTYRISNLGLRQLQKSRLLDQSAVPLKQLAEHSGELVRLAIVETTERLTWIYAVAGQTRSVRIDPNYSLEIVLNAHAIGKAWLSTMPFERAWGLMERQGLTRLTPNTKITRTDLKADLDLSRTRGFATAYEEQELGVGAIAAPIVIPSLDGSPECVGAVSLAAPTNRMTREALEAFAPVLIETTEKLGRIWPLERRSLRPAWRKI; this is encoded by the coding sequence ATGCCGACCGCCAGCCCATTCCGAACCGGTCAGAGCGAGAAGGTGTCCGAGGACATCATCGTCTCGGTCGAGCGCGCCTTCCGCATCGTCGAGATCATGGCGGATTCGACCGTCGGGCTCGGCATCTCGGAGGTCGCCCGCCAGCTCGGCGTCAACAAGGCGATCGCCGTCAAACTCCTCGACACGCTGTCGCATCTGGAGCTGGTCTGGCGCGACGAGGTCAGCCAGACCTACCAGCTGACCTACCGGATCAGCAATCTCGGCCTGCGCCAGCTGCAGAAGAGCCGCCTGCTCGACCAGTCGGCGGTGCCGCTGAAGCAGCTCGCCGAGCATTCGGGCGAATTGGTGCGGCTCGCCATCGTCGAGACCACCGAGCGGCTGACCTGGATCTATGCCGTCGCCGGTCAGACGCGCTCGGTGCGCATCGACCCGAACTATTCGCTCGAGATCGTCCTCAACGCCCATGCGATCGGCAAGGCCTGGCTGTCGACCATGCCGTTCGAGCGCGCCTGGGGGCTGATGGAACGGCAGGGCCTCACCCGGCTGACGCCCAACACCAAGATCACCCGCACTGACCTCAAGGCCGATCTCGACCTGTCGCGGACGCGCGGCTTCGCCACCGCCTACGAGGAGCAGGAGCTCGGCGTCGGCGCCATCGCGGCCCCGATCGTCATCCCGTCGCTCGACGGCTCGCCGGAATGCGTCGGCGCCGTCAGCCTCGCCGCGCCGACCAACCGCATGACGCGCGAGGCGCTCGAAGCCTTCGCGCCGGTGCTGATCGAGACCACCGAGAAGCTCGGACGCATCTGGCCGCTCGAGCGCCGCAGCCTGCGCCCGGCCTGGCGCAAGATCTGA
- a CDS encoding dihydrodipicolinate synthase family protein codes for MARRHDYRPHGVIPAVLLPFHDDLSIDEASFRSHLADVAATPGLSALTINAHSTEVASCSFDEQRRVLDVALDAVGDRMPLVNGIWADGSLQAAEIARMATAGGASALLVFPPAPFTLGQSADMVVEHFKRIADASDLPIIAFQYPLATGQGYPRDTLTRLIAEVPSVAAIKDWCANVQQHEMHVRLLQSAARPVNVLTTHSAWLLSSLVLGCNGLLSGSGSVIPDLQAQLFEAVRANDLARARALNDRIHPLASVFYAEPWVDMHNRMKEALVLLGRLPRAAVRPPLVKIGAAEIDRIRAALVRAGLLDGTTGRPVG; via the coding sequence ATGGCAAGGCGTCACGACTACCGACCGCACGGGGTGATCCCCGCGGTTCTGCTGCCCTTCCACGACGATCTCTCGATCGACGAGGCGAGCTTCCGGTCGCATCTGGCCGATGTGGCGGCGACGCCCGGTCTCTCGGCGCTCACCATCAACGCGCATTCGACCGAGGTCGCCTCGTGCAGCTTCGACGAACAGCGGCGGGTGCTCGATGTCGCGCTCGACGCGGTCGGTGACCGCATGCCGCTGGTCAACGGCATCTGGGCCGACGGCAGCCTGCAGGCCGCCGAGATCGCCCGCATGGCGACGGCCGGCGGGGCCTCGGCGCTGCTGGTCTTCCCGCCCGCGCCCTTCACGCTCGGCCAGTCGGCCGACATGGTCGTCGAGCATTTCAAGCGCATCGCCGATGCCAGCGATCTGCCGATCATCGCCTTCCAGTATCCGCTCGCCACCGGGCAGGGCTATCCGCGCGACACGCTAACGCGCCTCATCGCCGAGGTGCCGAGCGTGGCGGCGATCAAGGACTGGTGCGCCAATGTCCAGCAGCACGAGATGCATGTGCGCCTGCTGCAGTCGGCAGCGCGCCCGGTCAACGTACTGACGACCCATTCGGCCTGGCTCCTGAGCTCGCTCGTGCTCGGCTGCAACGGCCTCCTGTCGGGCAGCGGCAGCGTCATTCCCGACCTCCAGGCGCAGCTCTTCGAGGCCGTCCGGGCGAACGATCTCGCCCGCGCCCGCGCCCTCAACGACCGCATCCATCCGCTCGCCAGCGTGTTCTACGCCGAGCCCTGGGTCGACATGCACAACCGCATGAAGGAGGCCCTCGTGCTGCTCGGCCGCCTGCCGCGCGCCGCGGTGCGGCCGCCGCTCGTCAAGATCGGCGCGGCGGAAATCGACCGGATCCGGGCCGCGCTCGTCCGGGCGGGCCTGCTCGATGGAACGACCGGAAGACCGGTCGGCTAG